In Streptomyces rapamycinicus NRRL 5491, the genomic stretch TCGCCTTCAACGGCTACGGCTACCGCTACCCGTACTGGGCCACCGACGACCAGTACGCCCAAAGGGTGCTCGACCTCACCGCCACCGACCGCTACCGCGCCCCGCTCGTACTGGAAGGCGGCTCCTTCCACGTCGACGGGCAGGGAACCGCCCTCGTCACGGCCGAGACCCTGCTCGACCCCGCCCGCAACGACGCACCCTCACGCACCGCCATGCACCACCTCATGGCCGCCTACCTCGGAGTGACCCGCACCGTGTGGATCGAGTGGGGCCTCGCCCACGACGGCACGCGCGGCCACGTGGACAACATCGCGTGCTTCGTCGCCCCCGGGGTGGTCTGTCTGACCTGGACCGACGACACGAGCGACCCCCAGTACGAGCGCAGCGCACGCGCCCTGGAAGACCTGCGAAACGTCCAGGACGCCAGAGGCCGAACCCTCCGGGTGGAGAAACTGCCGCTGCCCGGCCCGCTGTACGCCACCGAGGCCGAGCTTCGAGGCGTCGACCATCACGGCGTCCCGACCACCGGCACCGTGCCACGCCCCCGGCTCGCCGCCTCCTACACCAACTTCTACACCACGCGAGACCATCTCTTCGTCCCCCTGCTCGACCCCGAACACGACGACGAAGCCCTCGCCCGCCTCGCCAGGATCCACCCGCACCACACGGTCGTCGGCCTCCCTACCCGCGAACTCCTCCTCGGCGGCGGCAACATCCACTGCGCCACCCAGCAGATACCGAGCAGCGGTGCGGTGGCGACGGGTCCTGGCAGCCGACGCCGTGCAGCGGCATCGCCGAGTGCCGCTTCCACCGGTACACCCACGAGGTGATCCTCACCCAGATCGTGCCGTTCTGACCGCTGCCCTTGGTGATGCCGAAATCCACGACCTGGCCGTGCCGCCGGGCGTGATCATGCGTCCACGGCTATGGGAAGTGCTGCCGCTGCTGCGGCCCGACAGGGGGGCCGACTGGGTACGGCGACCCCGCCTCGTATCAGGCGCAGCCGCCCTATCAGCCATATCCGAACGGGCCCGGGGCGCCGAGCGGATACCACCACCTCCAGCCGATGGCGATGCCGGGACAGGTACGGGCCTCACAGGTGCTGTTCTTCGTGATGGGCGGGTTCGGCCTGCTCGCCATGGTGCTCGCCATCGTGAGGGGCGGTGCGGAGGCGGCTGGCTCGATCTCCGTAACGTCCCTCCCGGCGTTCATCGGACTTGTGTGTGCTCTGCGCTTCCCCAAGAAGAGGCCCAACTCACGGGGTACGGCGATCTTCCTCGCTTCGCTGATGATCTTCATCGGGTTCGGCACCATGGGGCAGGGGCAACCTGTCGGACTGGTCCTGTGTGCGGTTGGTGTCACCATCGCGATCCTGCTGTCCCAGCGGCGGTCCGGTCACTGGTTCGGCCGCCCGGTCCGCCCCTGACCGGCAGGACGCGGCTCGATCGGCTGGCTACGTGCGTTCTCACGTGCCGGCCGGGACAGCAGGGTGTTGGCGTCAGCGGGCCGGTTGTAGGTGATCCGAGTCTCCTGCCCAGGCCCAGTCGGCAGCTACTCCACGAGTCCGAAGCCGTCCGGGAACGCTTCCAGGAATTCACGCCGCCCGGGATCGGGCTCGGCTACGGTCATTTCCTCCACCACCTGCTGGAGCTCTGCACGCTGCGAGTCCATGGATGATCTCCCCGAAGGTGACGGCTGCCGAACTCCCCGCGCACCCAAGCACATGCGGCCGACAACACTCAGGGGCACCGCGGCTTCGTCACCGGCCCGGCCCGGACAGCGGACTGGGCACCAGCGGCGAGGCCCTGCACGCATGGGCCTTCTCCGACGACCCCGACGAGCGCCGAGCGCGGCTGGGCCGCTCGCGCCCGGGCCTCCCCGGCCTGCGCGGCGATGTCCTGCTCCCGCTCCTCCAGCCGTGCCAGCACCGCGCCCAAGGTCAGCTCCCGCCGGTCATGCGCCACGCCAGGCGAGGGTGGAGGTGCCGGTCAGCATGCGCGACATCCGGTCGCTTATGGCCCAGTACACCCGCGACTCGGCCGAGGAGGGCCGATGCTCCTAGTCGCGCACCAGACTGTGGGGCGCGGGCCCGTCCTACTTCACCGCACACGTGGCCTCGGCGACCGGCGGCAGCGCCGGGGGCCGGAACCGCCAGAGGCGGTGCGGACCACAGGCGGGTCTGTCAGTCGAGTGGTCCGCCGGCGACGCAGAGGACCTGGCCGGAGACGAAGCCGGCCGCGTCAGCGGTGAAGAACGCGACGGCGTTGGCGATGTCGTCGGGGCTTCCCATGCGTTGTACAGGGATGTGACGTGCGGCCTCGGTCTGGTAGTCGCCAAAGGATTTGCCCAGGCGGCGGGCGACGGCGGCGGTCATGTCGGTGGCGACGAGTCCGGGAGCAACAGCGTTGGCCGTGACACCGAATTTTCCGAGTTCCTTGGCCAGGGTCTTGGTGAAACCCTGCAGGCCGGCTTTCGCGGTGGAGTAGTTGGCCTGGCCGCGGTGACCGAGTGCCGAGGAGGAGGACAGGTTGACGATGCGGCCGAAGCCGGCCCCGACCATGTGGCCCTGGGCAGCCCTGGCCATCAGGAACGCCCCCCGCAGATGGATGTTCATGACGGTGTCCCAATCGGTGGCGCTCATCTTGAACAGCAGGTTGTCGCGCAGCACACCCGCGTTGTTCACGAGGATCGTCGGTGCTCCGAGCTCTTCGGCGATGCGCGTGACCGCCGCCTCGACCTGCGCCTCGTCGGCGACGTCGCAGCCCACGGCGAGGGCCTTCCCGCCGACGGCGGTGATCTTCTCGACGGTGTCCTTGCAGGCCGCCGCGTCGAGGTCGACTGCGGCGACGGCCCGGCCCTCCTCGGCCAACCGGATGGCGGTGGCGGCACCGATGCCGCGAGCCGCTCCGGTGATGATCGCTACACGCTGTTCCGTTATGGACACGTTCCTTTGTCTCCTCACCGTGGCGGATTGTCGCGCTGCCCCGTTGCGGGGGGGGCGACGGACAGGATGCTCCGGTCGGGCTCGGAGCCCTGATCGACCGAACCCGGGAATCCGGCTGCCGACCGCAGCCGGATTCCCGGCGCGAGGCGTCGTGCGTGCGGGAGTGCGAACGGAGGTGAAGGGTCAGGCGCCCCTCTCATACACGGTGACC encodes the following:
- the fabG gene encoding 3-oxoacyl-ACP reductase FabG gives rise to the protein MSITEQRVAIITGAARGIGAATAIRLAEEGRAVAAVDLDAAACKDTVEKITAVGGKALAVGCDVADEAQVEAAVTRIAEELGAPTILVNNAGVLRDNLLFKMSATDWDTVMNIHLRGAFLMARAAQGHMVGAGFGRIVNLSSSSALGHRGQANYSTAKAGLQGFTKTLAKELGKFGVTANAVAPGLVATDMTAAVARRLGKSFGDYQTEAARHIPVQRMGSPDDIANAVAFFTADAAGFVSGQVLCVAGGPLD
- the aguA gene encoding agmatine deiminase gives rise to the protein MRTVDSTPAADGFRMPAEWEPHDGCLMAWPQNGYVWREGARPAQRALAALANAVADTGEAVTVTVTGDQYAHARSRLDSRVRVVETASWLGWARDIAPTFVVDGTGRRRGVDFAFNGYGYRYPYWATDDQYAQRVLDLTATDRYRAPLVLEGGSFHVDGQGTALVTAETLLDPARNDAPSRTAMHHLMAAYLGVTRTVWIEWGLAHDGTRGHVDNIACFVAPGVVCLTWTDDTSDPQYERSARALEDLRNVQDARGRTLRVEKLPLPGPLYATEAELRGVDHHGVPTTGTVPRPRLAASYTNFYTTRDHLFVPLLDPEHDDEALARLARIHPHHTVVGLPTRELLLGGGNIHCATQQIPSSGAVATGPGSRRRAAASPSAASTGTPTR